A window from Cydia amplana chromosome 12, ilCydAmpl1.1, whole genome shotgun sequence encodes these proteins:
- the LOC134652849 gene encoding protein hairy isoform X1: MVTGVGQPAVPEKKAENRRSNKPIMEKRRRARINNCLNELKALILDAMKKDPARHSKLEKADILEMTVKHLEGLRTEAAPDRFRAGYRHCLSEVSRFPGLEAGLRKRLMKHLEGHVEARPPGAPTPPSDAEDAAVPHSTILISAGPGSGVRLVPTRLSNGDIALILPAGVSANALGAVPNLVPLSPRASSASSEPRCFSPASSGWGSPPPADDPAPLALVTRKATEDKPWRPW; encoded by the exons AGCAATAAGCCGATAATGGAGAAGAGGAGACGGGCGCGTATCAATAATTGTCTCAACGAACTGAAGGCGCTCATATTGGATGCCATGAAAAAGGAC CCGGCCAGACACTCGAAGCTCGAAAAGGCCGACATCCTCGAGATGACCGTGAAGCATCTGGAAGGTCTCCGCACCGAGGCGGCCCCGGACCGGTTCCGTGCTGGCTACCGGCACTGCCTGTCCGAGGTCTCCCGGTTCCCGGGCCTGGAGGCCGGGTTGAGGAAGCGGCTGATGAAGCATTTGGAAGGGCACGTGGAGGCAAGGCCGCCGGGAGCGCCGACGCCGCCGTCTGATGCGGAGGACGCCGCTGTACCGCATTCAACTATTTTAATATCAG CAGGCCCTGGCTCCGGAGTGCGCCTCGTTCCAACGCGCCTCTCCAATGGCGACATAGCCCTGATCCTCCCTGCCGGCGTCAGCGCCAACGCTCTAGGAGCTGTTCCGAACCTCGTCCCCCTCTCCCCTCGAGCGTCCTCCGCCTCTTCAGAACCCAGGTGCTTCTCGCCAGCCAGCTCTGGTTGGGGCTCGCCTCCACCTGCAGATGATCCAGCGCCGTTAGCTTTAGTTACCAGGAAGGCTACGGAGGATAAACCGTGGAGACCGTGGTGA
- the LOC134652849 gene encoding protein hairy isoform X2 — protein MVTGVGQPAVPEKKAENRRSNKPIMEKRRRARINNCLNELKALILDAMKKDPARHSKLEKADILEMTVKHLEGLRTEAAPDRFRAGYRHCLSEVSRFPGLEAGLRKRLMKHLEGHVEARPPGAPTPPSDAEDAAVPHSTILISGPGSGVRLVPTRLSNGDIALILPAGVSANALGAVPNLVPLSPRASSASSEPRCFSPASSGWGSPPPADDPAPLALVTRKATEDKPWRPW, from the exons AGCAATAAGCCGATAATGGAGAAGAGGAGACGGGCGCGTATCAATAATTGTCTCAACGAACTGAAGGCGCTCATATTGGATGCCATGAAAAAGGAC CCGGCCAGACACTCGAAGCTCGAAAAGGCCGACATCCTCGAGATGACCGTGAAGCATCTGGAAGGTCTCCGCACCGAGGCGGCCCCGGACCGGTTCCGTGCTGGCTACCGGCACTGCCTGTCCGAGGTCTCCCGGTTCCCGGGCCTGGAGGCCGGGTTGAGGAAGCGGCTGATGAAGCATTTGGAAGGGCACGTGGAGGCAAGGCCGCCGGGAGCGCCGACGCCGCCGTCTGATGCGGAGGACGCCGCTGTACCGCATTCAACTATTTTAATATCAG GCCCTGGCTCCGGAGTGCGCCTCGTTCCAACGCGCCTCTCCAATGGCGACATAGCCCTGATCCTCCCTGCCGGCGTCAGCGCCAACGCTCTAGGAGCTGTTCCGAACCTCGTCCCCCTCTCCCCTCGAGCGTCCTCCGCCTCTTCAGAACCCAGGTGCTTCTCGCCAGCCAGCTCTGGTTGGGGCTCGCCTCCACCTGCAGATGATCCAGCGCCGTTAGCTTTAGTTACCAGGAAGGCTACGGAGGATAAACCGTGGAGACCGTGGTGA